The following are from one region of the Miscanthus floridulus cultivar M001 unplaced genomic scaffold, ASM1932011v1 fs_815_4_5, whole genome shotgun sequence genome:
- the LOC136533225 gene encoding UDP-galactose transporter 1-like, which translates to MEDAKMGNAATIRAVLAILQWWGFNVTVIIINKWIFQKLEFKFPLTVSCVHFICSSIGAYIAIKVLKTKPLIEVASEDRWRRIFPMSFVFCINIVLGNVSLRYIPVSFMQTIKSFTPATTVILQWLVWRKYFEWRIWASLVPIVGGILLTSVTELSFNTFGFCAAMVGCLATSTKTILAESLLHGYKFDSINTVYYMAPFATMILSVPAMVLEGSGVVSWLYTYESVGPALAIILTSGVLAFCLNFSIFYVIHSTTAVTFNVAGNLKVAVAVLVSWMIFRNPISAMNAVGCAVTLVGCTFYGYVRHLISQHQAAVATGGGGPRTPRGRLEMLPLTAEKQGDKI; encoded by the exons ATGGAGGACGCCAAGATGGGGAACGCCGCCACCATCCGCGCGGTGCTTGCCATCCTCCAGTGGTGGGGATTCAACGTCAccgtcatcatcatcaacaagtGGATCTTCCAG AAACTGGAGTTCAAGTTCCCTCTGACGGTGTCGTGCGTCCACTTCATATGCTCTTCTATCGGAGCCTACATCGCAATCAAAGTTCTAAAAACAAAGCCGCTGATTGAGGTTGCCTCTGAGGATCGATGGAGAAGGATATTCCCAATGTCATTCGTGTTCTGCATAAACATTGTGCTGGGGAATGTGAGCCTGCGGTACATCCCAGTCTCCTTCATGCAGACcataaagtctttcacccctgcAACCACAG TGATTCTTCAGTGGTTGGTGTGGAGGAAATACTTCGAATGGCGCATCTGGGCTTCTTTGGTCCCTATTGTGGGAGGCATTCTTCTGACTTCTGTAACGGAGCTGAGCTTCAACACGTTTGGCTTCTGCGCCGCCATGGTGGGCTGCCTGGCGACATCCACAAAGACCATCTTGGCAGAGTCGCTGCTCCATGGATACAAATTCGACAG CATCAACACGGTGTACTACATGGCTCCCTTTGCGACGATGATCCTGTCAGTGCCGGCCATGGTGCTGGAGGGCAGCGGCGTGGTGAGCTGGCTCTACACGTACGAGTCGGTGGGGCCAGCGCTGGCGATCATCCTCACGTCGGGAGTGCTGGCCTTCTGCctcaacttctccatcttctaCGTGATCCACTCGACGACGGCCGTGACGTTCAACGTGGCCGGCAACCTCAAGGTGGCCGTGGCGGTGCTGGTGTCGTGGATGATCTTCCGGAACCCCATCTCGGCCATGAACGCCGTCGGCTGCGCCGTCACGCTCGTCGGCTGCACCTTCTACGGCTACGTCAGGCACCTCATCTCGCAGCATCAGGCCGCCGTGGCGACCGGCGGTGGCGGCCCGCGCACACCCAGAGGCCGCTTGGAGATGCTGCCGCTCACCGCCGAGAAGCAAGGCGACAAGatatag